The window ACGCTCGCCTCCTTTTTGCCGGCCGATGCCTTCGAGGTGCTCATCGCCGAGGACGGCTGTGCGGACCGGACGCCAGAAATCGCCGACCGGCTAGCCGCCGAGGACGACCGAATCCGGCATTTCCACAGCGACGACCGGCTGGGCCGCGGCGGCGCCCTCGAACGCGCCTTCGAGGAAAGCGACGGCGACGTCCTCGTCTACTTCGATACCGACCTCGCGACGGACATGGCCCACCTCGAAGAACTCGTCGAGGCGATTCGAACCGATGGCTACGACGTCGCCACTGGCTCGCGGTGGATGCCCGGCAACGTCGCCGAACGACCCTTTAAACGGGATATCGCTTCCCGTGGCTACAACTCGCTCGTGCGTCTTTTCCTGCGCTCGGACGTCGAGGACCACCAGTGCGGCTTCAAGGCCTTCGACCGCGACGCCCTGCTGTCGCTGGCCGACGACGTCGAGGACGACCACTGGTTCTGGGACACCGAGATACTCGTCCGCGCCCAGCGGGCCGGCTACGACATCAAGGAGTTCCCCGTCGACTGGGAGCCCCAAGAGGACACGAAGGTCGACCTCGTCCGTGACGTCTTCGGGATGGGCAGCCAGATTCTGCGCCTGTGGTGGCAACTCGGCGTCCGCCCGAAAATCGACCGCCGGGTGACGATGGCCGCCGGGACGCTACTCATCGTCCTCGCCGTCGCGCTGATGACCGTCTATCTCGACCCGACGGAGGTCCTCGAAGAGATGCGCAACGCTGACCCGGCCCTCGTCGCGGTCGCGACGCTGGTGTATCTCGCCTCCTGGCCCTTCCGTGGCCTCCGGTATCGCGACATCCTCTCGGAGTTGGGCTATCGGGAGAGTATCGGCTTCCTCACAGGGGCGGTCTTTATCAGTCAGACCGGCAACCTCGTCTTCCCCGCGCGGGCGGGCGACGCCATCCGCGCCTACATCGTCAAAGCCCGCCGGGACATCCCGTATCCGACCGGCTTTGCCTCGCTGGCCATCGAGCGCGTCTTCGACCTGCTGACGATTACGGTGATGGCGGGGACCACGCTGCTCGCGCTGGCGGCCGCTGGCGTCGACGTAACCGCGCTCCAGTCGGCCGGTCCCGGTGGCGATGTCGAGCAAAGCGGCCGACAGGCCGTCCTCGTCGCCGGGGGCGTCGGCCTCGCGGCCCTGCTTGCAGTGGGGGTCATCCTCGCGACGGCCCGCTCCGAGCGCAACCTCGTGCGGTCGGCGCTCGGCCGCATCAGCAGCGACTCCTACGTCGATTACGTCGCGGGCGTCGTCGAGCAGTTCGCAGGCGACGTCCAGACCATCGCCGAGGACCGCCGGGCCTTCGCCGTCGTCGGTGCGACCAGCCTCCTCATCTGGGGCATCGACGTCGTCACCGCCATCATCGTCTTCGCGGCCTTCGGCGTGGACGTCCCGCTGTGGGCGCTGGTCGCGGTCGGCTTCTTCGCCGTCAGCGTCGGTAACCTCGCCAAAGTGTTGCCGTTGTCTCCGGGGGGTATCGGCCTCTACGAGGGTGCCTTTACGCTCATCGTCGTCGCGCTGACGCCCGTCGTCTGGCCGGTCGCGCTCGGCGCGGCCATCGTCGACCACGCCATCAAGAACCTCGTGACCGTCGCCGGTGGCATCGCCTCGACGCTGTTCTTCAACGTCTCGCTGACGACGGCCGTCGAAGGTGCAAGCGAGGCAGAACGTGACACGCCACCCCACGATTAATACTTAAGGACCCGTTTCCGTTCCGCTGAATCGCTCAAAAACGGGGCTGTCGGGTTCCAGCACTCGAAAATATCGTGGCATTTAAATACTGCCACTACTTGTATATGATAGCGAACCGCTGACCGGGCTTTTTCGGGGCGTATCCCACCTGGTAGCACCCGCCTTGTAGCATGAGCAAGCACACTCGAACACGAACGACCGAGACGGAAACGGAATCCGAACGAGACGAAGAGGAGGTCGGCTGTCCCGAATGCGGCGGGAAACTGAGCGCCGACACCGAACACGGGGAGACCGTCTGCCGCGATTGCGGTCTCGTCGTCGAGGAGGACGAAATCGACCGCGGACCCGAATGGCGCGCCTTCGACAGCGCCGAGAAGGACGAGAAATCGCGCGTCGGTGCCCCCACCACCAACATGATGCACGACAAGGGGCTCTCGACGAACATCGACTGGCGAGACCAGGACGCCTACGGCAACTCGCTTTCGTCCAACCAGCGCCAGAAGATGCAGCGCCTCCGCAAGTGGAACGAGCGCTTCCGGACGCGTGACTCCAAAGAGCGGAACCTCAAGCAGGCGCTGGGCGAAATCGACCGGATGGCCTCCGCCCTCGGCCTCCCGGACAACGTCCGAGAGACCGCTTCGGTCATCTACCGCCGCGCGCTCGACGAGAACCTCCTGCCGGGCCGCTCCATCGAGGGCGTCTCGACGGCGTCGGTCTACGCCGCCGCCCGGCAGGCCGGCGTTCCCCGAAGCCTCGACGAAGTCGCCGGCGTCTCCCGCGTCGAGAAGAGCGAAATCGCACGTACCTACCGCTACGTGGTCCGCGAACTGGGTCTCGAAGTCCAACCCGCCGACCCCGAAAGCTACGTACCCCGCTTCGCCAGCGACCTCGAACTCTCCGACGAGGCCGAAAACCGCGCCCGCAAACTCCTCCAGAACGCCAAAGAGCAGGGCGTCCACTCCGGCAAATCGCCCGTCGGCCTCGCGGCCGCTGCGGTCTACGCCGCATCCCTCCTGACCAACGAGAAAACCACGCAGGCCGCCGTCAGCGAAGTTGCCGACATCTCCGAGGTCACCATCCGGAACCGGTACCACGAACTGCTCGAAGCCGAGCAGGACCTCGCCGTAGCTTAGAACACCCACTTTCTACACCGAACTTTTTGCACGGCGAGCCTTCGGCTCGCCGGCAAAAACTTCGATGAAAAAGACACTTCGGGCCTCCCGATGGTCGGCCCTCGGTCCCGCGCCTCACTTGGCTCACGGCTCACTTCGTTCGCCGTTCGCCTTTTCGAGACGCTCCCTATGGTCGCGTCTCGCTATCGCTCGGCGCGGCGAACCGCTTCGGGCGGGTTCTTCGACCCCGCCCTCGCGGATGCTCCGATATTTTAATTTAAATAAAGCGTAGCGAGAGGTCTGCTTCCTCTCGCTCCGTGCTGACAGAGTTACTATCCAGAGAAGCATCCGCCTCGGGGGCGTCCGGAGGTCGCCCCCGAGGCGGTTCCCGCACCGAGCGAAGCGAGGTGCCGTAGCGCGCACGGACTGGAGCGGCGCCGAAGGCGCCGCGGAAGGAGTACGCGCGCATATTTTCCCCACGTTTTTGCCGAGAACCGGGGTCGCGCCCCGAAGCGGGCGCGACCCGCGTTCTCGTGCAAAAAGTGGCTTCAGATGTAACCTAAGGCGTCCTCGATGCGACCCAACTCTGGGCCGGTCGTGGCGTCGCCGGTGATGTAGCCATAGGAGTTGGCGACGAGGCCGGACCCGACGAGCGGGCCGCCGTAGTTGACGGTCCCGATGTCGGCGTAGACGCCGAAGAGGTCCTCGAGGAAGTCGAGTTTCTCGTCGGTGGTCTTCGGGTGACAGAGCACGCCGTCGTTCGTGACGACGGCGGCGGTGCCGACCGTCCGCACGTCGGCTATCATCCCACGCTCGACGGGCACGTCGAGGGCGTCCCTGACGGCCTGGACGGCCTTTCGGGAGAGGTCGGGATGGACGTACGCGCCCTCGTCGTTGGCGAGGACGACGTTGCCGGCGGCGTTGATGCGGCCGGGGAGTTCGACGACCGGGAGGTCGATTACGTCGGCGATGCGGTCCCGTTCGCGGTCACGAACGCGTTCGGTGACCAGCAGGCCGTTTTCGTTGCCCGCGACGAGGGCGCCGACGGTTCCGGACCCGGCGATGGTGGTCTGGACGCTCGGAACCTCGAGTTCGTCCTCGAAATCCGAGAGTAGGGACTCCTCGATGTCGGGCCGAGCGAGTAACACGTCGTCGGTGGCCCGCGCGAAAACGCCGACGTAGTCGGAACCGGAAAGCGCCGCCCGGAGCACGTTATGCGGTCTCTGCTTCGACGACCGCTTCGCCCTCTTCTTCGAAGCGAGCGGCCCGGACGCGGAGTTTCTTCGGCGGCTTCGAACGGCCGCGGGACCAGACTTCCTCGTTGATGGAGGGGTCCAGTCGGACGGCGTCCTCGTCGACGTTGAAGTGCTGTGCGAGGTGCGAGCGAACGAGGTTCATGGCCTTGTCTGCGCGCTGGCCCTTCGACTCTGCGAGGACGTCGCGAAGCGGGACCGTCATGACGCGCTCGTCGAATTCAGCGCTCATTCGTCCGTGTCACTCCGCCGCCAGTTGCGGCGCTTGTGGTTGCGAAGCGTGTCGCGGTCCGTCTTCATGATGACCCACGCGGGCACGCGGCTGTTCTGGTTTTCGAGCTTCGACAGCCGCTTCTTCTGCGCCTTCGATTTCTTACCCATAGTAGACGAGTCTTCCCTCGCTGTGTTTAAATTCTTGTTCCTTTGGGTCCCGCAACGGTCGCCGATGGCCCCGCTCAGAGCGGGAACCGCTCGACGGTCTCGTATTCGGGCCCCTCCTCGGTCAGCGTGCTCTTTTTCAGTCGTAGTTCGTCGACGTGCAAGGTGCCGGCCTCGGGGTCTTCCTCCCGGACGAGTCGCTGGACGTCTTCCTTGGCGGCCGCGTGGTCCATCCGGCCCAGCGTGACGTGCGGCGTGAACTCGTGGCGTTCCTCGTCGTAGCCGAGCGCGGTCGTCTCGAATTCGAGGTTCTCGTGGAGGGTGGTGAGCGGTTCGGTCCCCTCCGAGACGCCGAGCCAGATGACGCTGATGTAATCCAGCGAGGGGAAGACGCCCAGACCCTCGAACGTCGCCTCGAAGGCGCCGGTATCGGCGCCCTCCACGGCGGCCTCGATGGCGCCGGTGAGGTCGTCGAGGTCGTGGTCGCTCTCGCCGAGGAACTTCATCGTGATGTGGGCCTGTTCGGGGTCGGTCGGGTTGATGCCCGGCAACTCCCGAAGCGGCGCCTGAATCCGGTCGACCTCCGAGGCGAGGTCGTGGATGTCGACGCTAACGAACAGTCGCATACACATGTATTGGGCGCCGACGGTCTTAAACGCCGGTTTCGGCCCGCTCCCTTTTGAACGGGCCTTTCCTTTGGGGTGTAACACCTTTGTGGATGCCCACGTACTAGCTACCGGACCATGAATATCGATAGCACACGACACCTGCAACTCGACCGGGAGAGTCGCGGGACGCGCTACTATCGCAACGCCGTCGAACGCCACTGGGACCCCTTCGACATCGACCTCGATACCGACCGCGAGCGGCTCATCTCGTACTTGGAGGGCGAGGACCGCGCCGAGGCCATGCTGGATTCGATGCGGATGGGCGTCGCCCGCTTCGGCGCCGGCGAGCAGGCGGTCACCGAGGACCTCGCGCCGCTGGCGACGGCGCTGGATGACCTCGACGACCAGATGTTCATCACGACCCAGATTTACGAGGAGGCCAAACACACCGACCACTTCGACCGCTACTGGCGGGAGGTCATCCATCCAACCGAGGAGGCGCTCGGCTTCGAACTCTCGTCGCCGACCGACGACAAGTGGTTCAACGACGCCTACCACGAACTCTTCGAGCGCAACGAGGAAGCGACCCACCGCCTGCTGGATGACCCGACGCCCGAGGACTTCGCGCGGGCGTACTGTCACTACCATCTCGTCATCGAGGGTATCCTCGCCCAGACGGGCTACTACGGGATGCAGCAGTCCTACGCGAAGGACAGCCACACCGACCTGCCGCATCTGCCCGGCATCTACGAGGGCTTTACCAAGATTCGACAGGACGAGGGCCGCCACGTCGGCTTCGGGATGGCGAAACTGAAGGAACTGGTCGCCGAGGAGGGCGTCGACCCCCATCTGCTGGACGAGACGGTCAACGAACTCCTGCCCTTCGTCAACAAAATCGCCGCCAACCCCGAGGACCAGTACGTCGAGAACGTCGGCCCGCAACCGGCCGAACTCCAGCAGTTCGCCACCGAGAAACACGTCGAGCGGATGGAACAGATCAAAGACGCCGCCCAGGACGTGCCCGACCTCGAATCGCTGACCGAACTCGAAGGCGTCGGCGACTGACGACGCGGCCCCGGTTTCGGAAGCGCGGGAAACCGGACTGGTCGTCCGTTCCGACTCGTCTCCCGCAAACTCAAGTTCCTGCCGTCTGACAATCCCGGTAATGGACGACTCCGACCGGTCGCCCCCGGGCAACGGGGACGTAGACGAGATTCGCCAGGAGGAACTGGACGAGTCGGTCCGGGAGGCCATCGAACGCTCGAAACTCGGCGCACCCGCGGTCGGCGAGGCGGTCCGGGACCGCTTTTCGG of the Natronomonas halophila genome contains:
- a CDS encoding ribonucleotide-diphosphate reductase subunit beta; this encodes MNIDSTRHLQLDRESRGTRYYRNAVERHWDPFDIDLDTDRERLISYLEGEDRAEAMLDSMRMGVARFGAGEQAVTEDLAPLATALDDLDDQMFITTQIYEEAKHTDHFDRYWREVIHPTEEALGFELSSPTDDKWFNDAYHELFERNEEATHRLLDDPTPEDFARAYCHYHLVIEGILAQTGYYGMQQSYAKDSHTDLPHLPGIYEGFTKIRQDEGRHVGFGMAKLKELVAEEGVDPHLLDETVNELLPFVNKIAANPEDQYVENVGPQPAELQQFATEKHVERMEQIKDAAQDVPDLESLTELEGVGD
- a CDS encoding transcription initiation factor IIB is translated as MSKHTRTRTTETETESERDEEEVGCPECGGKLSADTEHGETVCRDCGLVVEEDEIDRGPEWRAFDSAEKDEKSRVGAPTTNMMHDKGLSTNIDWRDQDAYGNSLSSNQRQKMQRLRKWNERFRTRDSKERNLKQALGEIDRMASALGLPDNVRETASVIYRRALDENLLPGRSIEGVSTASVYAAARQAGVPRSLDEVAGVSRVEKSEIARTYRYVVRELGLEVQPADPESYVPRFASDLELSDEAENRARKLLQNAKEQGVHSGKSPVGLAAAAVYAASLLTNEKTTQAAVSEVADISEVTIRNRYHELLEAEQDLAVA
- a CDS encoding 50S ribosomal protein L31e → MSAEFDERVMTVPLRDVLAESKGQRADKAMNLVRSHLAQHFNVDEDAVRLDPSINEEVWSRGRSKPPKKLRVRAARFEEEGEAVVEAETA
- a CDS encoding flippase-like domain-containing protein, with the translated sequence MTDREVSVVLPAYNEADTIESTVEVTIETLASFLPADAFEVLIAEDGCADRTPEIADRLAAEDDRIRHFHSDDRLGRGGALERAFEESDGDVLVYFDTDLATDMAHLEELVEAIRTDGYDVATGSRWMPGNVAERPFKRDIASRGYNSLVRLFLRSDVEDHQCGFKAFDRDALLSLADDVEDDHWFWDTEILVRAQRAGYDIKEFPVDWEPQEDTKVDLVRDVFGMGSQILRLWWQLGVRPKIDRRVTMAAGTLLIVLAVALMTVYLDPTEVLEEMRNADPALVAVATLVYLASWPFRGLRYRDILSELGYRESIGFLTGAVFISQTGNLVFPARAGDAIRAYIVKARRDIPYPTGFASLAIERVFDLLTITVMAGTTLLALAAAGVDVTALQSAGPGGDVEQSGRQAVLVAGGVGLAALLAVGVILATARSERNLVRSALGRISSDSYVDYVAGVVEQFAGDVQTIAEDRRAFAVVGATSLLIWGIDVVTAIIVFAAFGVDVPLWALVAVGFFAVSVGNLAKVLPLSPGGIGLYEGAFTLIVVALTPVVWPVALGAAIVDHAIKNLVTVAGGIASTLFFNVSLTTAVEGASEAERDTPPHD
- a CDS encoding 50S ribosomal protein L39e, which codes for MGKKSKAQKKRLSKLENQNSRVPAWVIMKTDRDTLRNHKRRNWRRSDTDE
- a CDS encoding translation initiation factor IF-6, giving the protein MLRAALSGSDYVGVFARATDDVLLARPDIEESLLSDFEDELEVPSVQTTIAGSGTVGALVAGNENGLLVTERVRDRERDRIADVIDLPVVELPGRINAAGNVVLANDEGAYVHPDLSRKAVQAVRDALDVPVERGMIADVRTVGTAAVVTNDGVLCHPKTTDEKLDFLEDLFGVYADIGTVNYGGPLVGSGLVANSYGYITGDATTGPELGRIEDALGYI
- the thpR gene encoding RNA 2',3'-cyclic phosphodiesterase, with amino-acid sequence MRLFVSVDIHDLASEVDRIQAPLRELPGINPTDPEQAHITMKFLGESDHDLDDLTGAIEAAVEGADTGAFEATFEGLGVFPSLDYISVIWLGVSEGTEPLTTLHENLEFETTALGYDEERHEFTPHVTLGRMDHAAAKEDVQRLVREEDPEAGTLHVDELRLKKSTLTEEGPEYETVERFPL